In Bremerella cremea, one DNA window encodes the following:
- a CDS encoding stage II sporulation protein M produces the protein MKVAHLIEKRRVYWQELENLCAQMATSRKKTIGARNIARFAALYRAACADLALADSYQLPPNIVEYLHKLVGRAHGQLYRSRRIDWAQIGDMLLRQIPREIFQDRCVQLTFWLFWAVFLLSGFMAANPDRFPNFANEIVGAEGLDQMEQMYSQAPNSGTPTATGAAFYVNHNTGIGIQCFVVGITVIGGLCILLFNASYLGTIFGHMASPNVSEEISDHFFEFVTAHGPFELTAIVLAAGAGLRLGFSLISPYHKEESLYHDELLEEETSLFDKSRQVAYERIDSLRIGAKRALPIMGASAILFVLAAMIEAWVSPSALPEAAKQVIAIIASGLLMVYFIVLGYPRKDDRATR, from the coding sequence ATGAAAGTTGCCCATCTGATTGAAAAGCGGCGGGTCTACTGGCAAGAGCTAGAGAACCTGTGCGCCCAGATGGCTACTTCGCGGAAGAAAACCATCGGAGCCCGCAATATCGCCCGGTTTGCGGCGTTGTACCGGGCTGCCTGCGCCGACCTGGCCCTGGCCGACTCTTATCAACTGCCGCCGAATATTGTCGAATACTTACACAAGTTGGTCGGGCGGGCTCACGGACAACTTTATCGCAGCCGCCGTATCGACTGGGCCCAGATTGGCGACATGCTGCTACGGCAAATTCCGCGTGAGATCTTTCAGGATCGCTGCGTGCAACTCACGTTCTGGCTGTTCTGGGCGGTCTTTCTGCTTTCAGGATTCATGGCCGCCAATCCCGATCGCTTCCCGAACTTTGCCAACGAGATCGTCGGCGCGGAAGGGCTTGATCAGATGGAGCAAATGTATTCGCAAGCTCCTAACAGCGGCACGCCCACCGCAACCGGCGCGGCATTTTATGTGAATCACAACACAGGCATCGGCATTCAGTGCTTTGTGGTGGGCATTACCGTGATTGGCGGCTTGTGCATTCTGCTGTTCAATGCCTCTTATTTAGGAACGATCTTCGGGCACATGGCCAGCCCCAACGTTTCGGAAGAGATCAGCGATCACTTCTTCGAGTTTGTCACGGCACATGGTCCGTTCGAGCTAACCGCCATCGTGTTGGCCGCTGGGGCTGGGCTAAGGCTAGGGTTTTCACTAATTAGTCCTTATCACAAGGAAGAATCGCTCTACCACGACGAACTGCTCGAGGAAGAAACGAGCTTGTTCGATAAATCGCGTCAGGTCGCCTACGAACGTATCGATTCGTTACGGATCGGGGCGAAGCGGGCCTTGCCGATCATGGGGGCCTCGGCCATTCTGTTTGTCTTGGCCGCGATGATCGAAGCGTGGGTATCCCCTTCGGCTTTGCCCGAAGCGGCGAAACAAGTGATTGCAATCATCGCCAGTGGGCTGTTGATGGTCTACTTCATTGTGCTCGGCTATCCACGAAAGGACGACCGTGCAACTCGATAA
- the corA gene encoding magnesium/cobalt transporter CorA translates to MKLPIDLHFLRHPFERRTPPGAAPGTATQPEEETTSHITLAAFGPEDYVEAEIDDPDEVQQYLGNYDVTWIHVHGLGDASKLRQLATMFDLHPLVYEDILHTHQRAKAEEYGEYSFLVVRMVEMVPRLDTRQLCLVVGPNYVLTIEEAGLDDLLDPIRVRLRKSVGRIRQMGPDYLSYALMDSVIDHYFPVVETFGDRLDEIDDPLAAGYTNDLIPEIQRISSDLLTIRRNLLPHKEAIRNLMSSTFTRYTDNTAVFLRDADDHISQLLDAIDTYRQICSDLRDFHFALTSQRANEVTKTLTIIATVFIPLSFIAGVYGMNFNNMPWQDWKYGYLYCWGLMVAVGLAFMGWFYARGWFKG, encoded by the coding sequence ATGAAGCTACCGATCGACTTGCATTTTCTCCGCCATCCGTTTGAGCGTCGTACGCCCCCCGGCGCGGCCCCTGGTACGGCGACCCAGCCCGAGGAAGAAACGACTAGCCATATCACCTTGGCGGCATTTGGCCCAGAGGATTATGTAGAAGCCGAAATCGACGATCCGGACGAAGTGCAGCAATATCTGGGCAACTATGACGTGACTTGGATTCATGTGCATGGCCTAGGCGATGCCTCGAAACTGCGTCAATTGGCGACGATGTTCGATCTGCATCCTTTGGTTTACGAAGACATTCTGCACACTCACCAGCGCGCCAAAGCCGAAGAGTATGGCGAATATTCGTTTCTGGTGGTGCGTATGGTCGAAATGGTTCCCCGGCTCGATACGCGACAACTTTGCTTGGTGGTGGGGCCAAACTACGTTCTCACCATCGAAGAAGCTGGCCTCGACGATCTACTCGATCCAATCCGAGTACGTCTCCGCAAGTCGGTCGGACGGATTCGCCAGATGGGGCCCGATTATCTTTCCTACGCGCTGATGGACTCGGTTATTGATCATTACTTTCCGGTCGTAGAAACGTTTGGCGACCGGCTCGACGAAATCGACGACCCTCTGGCCGCCGGTTATACCAACGATTTGATTCCAGAGATTCAGCGAATCAGTAGCGACCTTCTCACGATTCGTCGCAACTTGCTCCCTCATAAGGAAGCCATTCGCAACCTGATGAGTTCAACCTTTACTCGTTATACCGACAACACCGCCGTCTTCTTGCGGGACGCGGACGATCATATTTCGCAACTGCTCGACGCGATCGATACCTACCGGCAAATTTGCTCCGACCTACGCGACTTCCACTTCGCGCTGACCAGCCAGCGAGCCAACGAGGTCACCAAGACGCTCACGATCATCGCTACGGTGTTCATCCCGCTGAGCTTCATCGCTGGGGTCTATGGGATGAATTTCAACAACATGCCGTGGCAAGATTGGAAATATGGCTACTTGTATTGCTGGGGACTGATGGTGGCGGTGGGGCTTGCCTTCATGGGCTGGTTCTACGCTCGGGGGTGGTTCAAAGGATGA
- a CDS encoding DUF4129 domain-containing protein, which translates to MMRYLLSPAIAALLLLGTSFPLTAQDAFDGEPIGERSIHEPVEHGRNAFTNIPQANWYDGDSDDLQTIPVPGETKMPNSRPGAPPKPKAAKNSTPVTTGGGTWNPGIGGVPIGTLMVYSLLMIILAVIGFLIFRAIRAGGSTAMVGKETGSDKLDEKTRQVDKVEHLPFEVKKKDANLLDEARRCYEGGNFNEAIVYLFSFQLLELDKGHIIRLAKGKTNGQYLREIGRDRNLRQILQGTMNAFEDVFFGNRQLTRDRFERCWNQLSQFDQLLSGGKT; encoded by the coding sequence ATGATGCGATACCTTCTGTCCCCAGCTATCGCCGCACTGCTGTTGCTCGGAACCAGCTTCCCGCTGACCGCTCAAGATGCATTCGACGGCGAGCCAATCGGCGAACGTTCGATTCACGAGCCTGTTGAACATGGCCGCAATGCGTTCACCAATATTCCCCAAGCCAACTGGTACGACGGCGACTCGGACGATCTGCAAACCATTCCGGTGCCAGGCGAAACCAAGATGCCCAACTCGCGACCAGGGGCCCCACCTAAACCCAAAGCAGCGAAAAACTCTACCCCTGTCACTACCGGTGGAGGCACTTGGAATCCCGGCATCGGAGGCGTTCCGATTGGGACGCTGATGGTTTACTCATTGTTAATGATCATCTTGGCAGTGATTGGCTTCCTGATTTTTCGGGCGATCCGAGCTGGCGGTTCGACGGCGATGGTCGGCAAAGAGACCGGCTCCGACAAGCTGGACGAAAAGACACGCCAGGTCGATAAGGTCGAACATCTTCCGTTCGAGGTGAAAAAGAAAGACGCCAACCTCTTGGATGAAGCTCGTCGCTGCTACGAAGGGGGCAACTTCAACGAAGCAATCGTCTATCTGTTTAGCTTTCAATTGCTCGAACTCGACAAGGGGCACATCATTCGCCTGGCCAAAGGCAAGACCAACGGCCAGTACCTGCGCGAGATCGGCCGAGATCGTAACTTGCGGCAAATCTTGCAAGGAACGATGAACGCTTTCGAGGATGTCTTCTTCGGCAATCGACAGCTAACTCGCGACCGCTTCGAGCGTTGCTGGAATCAACTTTCTCAATTCGACCAACTGCTCTCAGGAGGGAAAACGTAA
- a CDS encoding RDD family protein, translating into MAAPWNTEAIDSQFKVVTPENIAFNYQVAGPFRRLVAFMLDLFIRGAIILAAFILLNMLGIGSAIANAGLDDLLQAAGTIAIFFFTWFYMAAFEYWWNGTTPGKWLLNLRVTTDDGEPINAFQSGVRNLFRYVDMWPLVPLPFAWMREEFYDGPIVLTFLFALLVPIFNRRFQRIGDLIAGTMVVIEDRSWLMKIAKIEDDRARQLADYIPPNFVAPRSMIKAVATYVERRRYFTTARRREIARHLAEPLLEKFGLPSDTSYDLLLCALYYRTFLSRQSADGTSDDNELLQNPAQATTYGKAHTPVSVGTK; encoded by the coding sequence ATGGCAGCTCCGTGGAACACCGAGGCAATCGACTCGCAGTTTAAGGTCGTGACGCCAGAGAATATCGCGTTCAACTACCAAGTCGCCGGACCGTTCCGGCGTCTGGTGGCGTTCATGTTGGATCTGTTCATTCGCGGGGCGATCATTCTGGCCGCGTTCATTTTGCTAAATATGCTGGGCATAGGCAGTGCGATTGCCAACGCCGGGCTGGATGATCTGCTGCAAGCGGCCGGAACCATTGCGATCTTCTTCTTCACTTGGTTCTACATGGCTGCGTTCGAGTATTGGTGGAACGGCACCACGCCTGGCAAGTGGCTATTGAACCTGCGCGTAACCACCGACGACGGCGAGCCGATCAACGCATTCCAATCGGGCGTACGAAATCTGTTTCGGTATGTCGATATGTGGCCTCTGGTTCCGCTGCCGTTTGCTTGGATGCGCGAAGAGTTTTACGACGGCCCGATCGTACTGACGTTTCTGTTTGCCCTGCTGGTCCCTATTTTCAATCGACGCTTTCAACGCATCGGTGACTTAATCGCCGGCACGATGGTTGTCATCGAAGACCGCTCGTGGCTGATGAAAATAGCCAAGATCGAAGACGACCGGGCTCGGCAGCTAGCCGATTACATTCCTCCGAACTTTGTTGCCCCGCGCAGTATGATTAAAGCCGTGGCAACTTATGTCGAGCGGCGACGCTATTTCACCACCGCGCGGCGGCGAGAAATTGCCCGGCACTTGGCCGAACCGCTGCTGGAAAAATTTGGTCTGCCTAGTGATACCAGCTACGATTTACTCCTCTGCGCGCTCTATTATCGCACGTTCCTCTCAAGGCAATCTGCCGATGGAACGAGCGACGATAACGAACTGCTACAGAATCCGGCTCAGGCCACAACCTACGGAAAAGCTCACACGCCGGTCTCGGTCGGGACGAAGTAA